A section of the Centroberyx gerrardi isolate f3 chromosome 8, fCenGer3.hap1.cur.20231027, whole genome shotgun sequence genome encodes:
- the top3b gene encoding DNA topoisomerase 3-beta-1 isoform X1, whose translation MRTVLMVAEKPSLAQSIAKILSKGNCTSRKGLNGACSVHDYTGTFQGQTVRFKMTSVCGHVMSLDFIGKYNNWDKVDPAELFSKAPTEKKEANPKLNMVKFLQVEAKACDYVVLWLDCDKEGENICFEVLDAIQPVMNKPYGRERTIYRAKFSSITDTDIWNAMNRLGEPNRNEALSVDARQELDLRIGCAFTRFQTKYFQGKYGNLDSSLISFGPCQTPTLGFCVERHDKIQSFKPETYWIIQAKVFKGKDSPLTLDWNRVRVFDREVGQMFVNLAKTSREALVESVSKKEKAKQRPQALNTVEMLRVASSALGMGPQHTMQIAERLYTQGYISYPRTETTHYPENFDLKGTLKQQTNNPFWAQEVKALLAAGLNRPRKGADAGDHPPITPMRAASEGELGSDGWQLYEYITRHFIATVSEDCKYLQTTIEFSIGLEAFSCSGKTLISPGFTEVMPWQGIPLEEAMPVCERGDAFTVDEIKLVEKQTSPPDYLTEAELITLMEKHGIGTDASIPVHINNICQRNYVTVENGRKLKPTNLGIVLVHGYYKTDAELVLPTIRSAVEKQLNLIAQGKANFQQVLQHTLDIFKRKFHYFVDSIGSMDELMEVSFSPIAATGKPLSRCGKCHRFMKYIQAKPSRLHCSHCDETYSLPQNGAIKLYKELRCPLDEFELVLWSSGSRGKSYPLCPYCFSNPPFRDMKKGMGCNECTHPSCQHSLNSLGIGQCVECDSGVLVLDPTSGPKWRMACNKCNVVVHFFEHAHRVQVAQESCDACDASLVAVDFNKTRTPLPAGETQHTGCVFCDPVFQDLVELKHAAMRHPMHRGGGARRGGRGRGRGRRGNPKKPKDKMAALAAYFV comes from the exons GGAAATACAACAACTGGGACAAGGTGGACCCTGCTGAGCTCTTCAGCAAAGCTCCCACAGAGAAGAAGGAGGCCAACCCCAAACTCAACATGGTCAAGTTCCTCCAG GTTGAAGCCAAAGCCTGTGACTATGTGGTTTTATGGTTGGACTGTGATAAAGAAGGCGAGAACATCTGTTTTGAG GTTTTGGATGCCATCCAGCCAGTGATGAACAAGCCGTACGGCAGGGAGCGGACCATCTACCGGGCGAAATTCAGCTCCATCACCGACACCGATATCTGGAACGCCATGAACCGCCTGGGAGAGCCCAACCGCAACGAAGCCCTGTCAGTGGACGCACGCCAGGAGCTGGACCTACGCATCGGTTGTGCCTTCACCCG GTTCCAGACCAAGTATTTCCAGGGTAAATACGGCAACCTGGACTCCTCCCTGATCTCATTTGGACCCTGCCAGACCCCAACGCTAGGCTTCTGCGTGGAGCGCCACGACAAGATCCAGTCCTTCAAACCAGAGACGTACTGGATCATCCAGGCAAAG GTGTTCAAAGGAAAGGACAGCCCTCTGACACTGGACTGGAACAGGGTGAGGGTCTTTGACAGGGAGGTGGGTCAGATGTTTGTCAACCTGGCCAAGACCTCCAGGGAGGCCCTG GTGGAGTCGGTGAGTAAGAAGGAGAAGGCCAAGCAGAGGCCACAGGCCTTGAACACAGTGGAGATGTTGCGAGTGGCCAGCTCTGCCCTAG GCATGGGTCCCCAGCATACCATGCAGATTGCAGAGCGCCTGTACACGCAGGGCTACATCAGCTACCCACGTACCGAGACCACCCACTACCCTGAGAACTTTGACCTCAAGGGAACCCTGAAGCAGCAGACCAACAACCCCTTCTGGGCACAGGAG GTGAAGGCTCTGCTGGCGGCCGGACTGAATCGGCCCAGGAAAGGAGCGGATGCTGGAGACCATCCTCCCATCACCCCCATGCGTGCTGCCTCAGAGGGAGAGCTGG GAAGTGACGGCTGGCAGCTGTACGAGTACATCACACGACATTTCATCGCCACTGTCAGTGAGGACTGCAAGTACCTGCAGACCACCATTGAATTCAGCATCGGCCTTGAGGCCTTCTCGTGCAGTGGCAAAACCCTTATATCACCAG GTTTCACAGAGGTGATGCCGTGGCAGGGCATCCCTCTGGAGGAGGCCATGCCAGTTTGTGAGCGTGGAGACGCTTTCACGGTAGACGAGATCAAGCTGGTGGAGAAGCAGACCAGCCCCCCGGACTACCTGACCGAGGCCGAGCTCATCACCCTCATGGAGAAACATGGCATTG GTACTGATGCAAGCATCCCGGTCCACATAAACAACATCTGCCAGAGGAACTATGTGACGGTAGAGAATGGACGCAAGCTGAAGCCCACAAACCTGGGCATTGTCCTGGTACATGGCTACTACAAGACAG ATGCGGAGCTCGTGCTGCCCACCATACGCAGCGCTGTGGAGAAGCAGCTAAACCTTATCGCCCAGGGCAAGGCCAACTTCCAGCAGGTTCTGCAGCACACACTGGACATCTTCAAGAGGAAGTTCCACTACTTTGTGGACTCCATCGGCA GCATGGATGAGCTGATGGAGGTATCCTTTTCCCCCATCGCTGCCACTGGCAAGCCCTTGTCCCGCTGCGGCAAGTGCCACCGCTTCATGAAGTACATCCAG GCCAAGCCCAGCAGGCTCCACTGCTCCCACTGTGACGAGACCTACAGCCTTCCCCAGAACGGAGCCATCAAGCTGTACAAGGAGCTCCGCTGCCCGCTGGACGAATTCGAGCTGGTGCTGTGGAGCTCGGGGTCACGGGGCAAGAGCTACCCCCTCTGCCCCTACTGCTTCAGCAACCCGCCCTTCCGGGACATGAAGAAAG GTATGGGATGTAATGAGTGCACCCACCCATCCTGCCAGCACTCTCTCAATTCCCTGGGCATCGGACAGTGTGTGGAGTGTGACAGTGGGGTTTTAGTGCTGGATCCCACTTCAGGACCAAAATGGAGGATGGCCTGTAATAAATGCAATGTGGTGGTGCACTTCTTTGAACATGCACACAGGGTGCAG GTCGCTCAGGAGAGCTGCGATGCCTGTGACGCCTCCCTGGTGGCGGTCGACTTCAACAAGACCCGCACTCCTCTTCCCGCCGGCGAGACCCAGCACACCGGCTGTGTCTTCTGCGACCCGGTCTTCCAGGACCTGGTGGAGCTCAAACACGCCGCCATGAGGCACCCCATGCACCGGGGCGGAGGTGCCAGACGAGGAGGGCGGGGCAGGGGCCGGGGACGCCGCGGCAACCCCAAAAAGCCTAAAGACAAAATGGCCGCCCTGGCAGCTTACTTTGTGTAG
- the top3b gene encoding DNA topoisomerase 3-beta-1 isoform X2, whose translation MDDLRHSVQVDVIPGNCTSRKGLNGACSVHDYTGTFQGQTVRFKMTSVCGHVMSLDFIGKYNNWDKVDPAELFSKAPTEKKEANPKLNMVKFLQVEAKACDYVVLWLDCDKEGENICFEVLDAIQPVMNKPYGRERTIYRAKFSSITDTDIWNAMNRLGEPNRNEALSVDARQELDLRIGCAFTRFQTKYFQGKYGNLDSSLISFGPCQTPTLGFCVERHDKIQSFKPETYWIIQAKVFKGKDSPLTLDWNRVRVFDREVGQMFVNLAKTSREALVESVSKKEKAKQRPQALNTVEMLRVASSALGMGPQHTMQIAERLYTQGYISYPRTETTHYPENFDLKGTLKQQTNNPFWAQEVKALLAAGLNRPRKGADAGDHPPITPMRAASEGELGSDGWQLYEYITRHFIATVSEDCKYLQTTIEFSIGLEAFSCSGKTLISPGFTEVMPWQGIPLEEAMPVCERGDAFTVDEIKLVEKQTSPPDYLTEAELITLMEKHGIGTDASIPVHINNICQRNYVTVENGRKLKPTNLGIVLVHGYYKTDAELVLPTIRSAVEKQLNLIAQGKANFQQVLQHTLDIFKRKFHYFVDSIGSMDELMEVSFSPIAATGKPLSRCGKCHRFMKYIQAKPSRLHCSHCDETYSLPQNGAIKLYKELRCPLDEFELVLWSSGSRGKSYPLCPYCFSNPPFRDMKKGMGCNECTHPSCQHSLNSLGIGQCVECDSGVLVLDPTSGPKWRMACNKCNVVVHFFEHAHRVQVAQESCDACDASLVAVDFNKTRTPLPAGETQHTGCVFCDPVFQDLVELKHAAMRHPMHRGGGARRGGRGRGRGRRGNPKKPKDKMAALAAYFV comes from the exons GGAAATACAACAACTGGGACAAGGTGGACCCTGCTGAGCTCTTCAGCAAAGCTCCCACAGAGAAGAAGGAGGCCAACCCCAAACTCAACATGGTCAAGTTCCTCCAG GTTGAAGCCAAAGCCTGTGACTATGTGGTTTTATGGTTGGACTGTGATAAAGAAGGCGAGAACATCTGTTTTGAG GTTTTGGATGCCATCCAGCCAGTGATGAACAAGCCGTACGGCAGGGAGCGGACCATCTACCGGGCGAAATTCAGCTCCATCACCGACACCGATATCTGGAACGCCATGAACCGCCTGGGAGAGCCCAACCGCAACGAAGCCCTGTCAGTGGACGCACGCCAGGAGCTGGACCTACGCATCGGTTGTGCCTTCACCCG GTTCCAGACCAAGTATTTCCAGGGTAAATACGGCAACCTGGACTCCTCCCTGATCTCATTTGGACCCTGCCAGACCCCAACGCTAGGCTTCTGCGTGGAGCGCCACGACAAGATCCAGTCCTTCAAACCAGAGACGTACTGGATCATCCAGGCAAAG GTGTTCAAAGGAAAGGACAGCCCTCTGACACTGGACTGGAACAGGGTGAGGGTCTTTGACAGGGAGGTGGGTCAGATGTTTGTCAACCTGGCCAAGACCTCCAGGGAGGCCCTG GTGGAGTCGGTGAGTAAGAAGGAGAAGGCCAAGCAGAGGCCACAGGCCTTGAACACAGTGGAGATGTTGCGAGTGGCCAGCTCTGCCCTAG GCATGGGTCCCCAGCATACCATGCAGATTGCAGAGCGCCTGTACACGCAGGGCTACATCAGCTACCCACGTACCGAGACCACCCACTACCCTGAGAACTTTGACCTCAAGGGAACCCTGAAGCAGCAGACCAACAACCCCTTCTGGGCACAGGAG GTGAAGGCTCTGCTGGCGGCCGGACTGAATCGGCCCAGGAAAGGAGCGGATGCTGGAGACCATCCTCCCATCACCCCCATGCGTGCTGCCTCAGAGGGAGAGCTGG GAAGTGACGGCTGGCAGCTGTACGAGTACATCACACGACATTTCATCGCCACTGTCAGTGAGGACTGCAAGTACCTGCAGACCACCATTGAATTCAGCATCGGCCTTGAGGCCTTCTCGTGCAGTGGCAAAACCCTTATATCACCAG GTTTCACAGAGGTGATGCCGTGGCAGGGCATCCCTCTGGAGGAGGCCATGCCAGTTTGTGAGCGTGGAGACGCTTTCACGGTAGACGAGATCAAGCTGGTGGAGAAGCAGACCAGCCCCCCGGACTACCTGACCGAGGCCGAGCTCATCACCCTCATGGAGAAACATGGCATTG GTACTGATGCAAGCATCCCGGTCCACATAAACAACATCTGCCAGAGGAACTATGTGACGGTAGAGAATGGACGCAAGCTGAAGCCCACAAACCTGGGCATTGTCCTGGTACATGGCTACTACAAGACAG ATGCGGAGCTCGTGCTGCCCACCATACGCAGCGCTGTGGAGAAGCAGCTAAACCTTATCGCCCAGGGCAAGGCCAACTTCCAGCAGGTTCTGCAGCACACACTGGACATCTTCAAGAGGAAGTTCCACTACTTTGTGGACTCCATCGGCA GCATGGATGAGCTGATGGAGGTATCCTTTTCCCCCATCGCTGCCACTGGCAAGCCCTTGTCCCGCTGCGGCAAGTGCCACCGCTTCATGAAGTACATCCAG GCCAAGCCCAGCAGGCTCCACTGCTCCCACTGTGACGAGACCTACAGCCTTCCCCAGAACGGAGCCATCAAGCTGTACAAGGAGCTCCGCTGCCCGCTGGACGAATTCGAGCTGGTGCTGTGGAGCTCGGGGTCACGGGGCAAGAGCTACCCCCTCTGCCCCTACTGCTTCAGCAACCCGCCCTTCCGGGACATGAAGAAAG GTATGGGATGTAATGAGTGCACCCACCCATCCTGCCAGCACTCTCTCAATTCCCTGGGCATCGGACAGTGTGTGGAGTGTGACAGTGGGGTTTTAGTGCTGGATCCCACTTCAGGACCAAAATGGAGGATGGCCTGTAATAAATGCAATGTGGTGGTGCACTTCTTTGAACATGCACACAGGGTGCAG GTCGCTCAGGAGAGCTGCGATGCCTGTGACGCCTCCCTGGTGGCGGTCGACTTCAACAAGACCCGCACTCCTCTTCCCGCCGGCGAGACCCAGCACACCGGCTGTGTCTTCTGCGACCCGGTCTTCCAGGACCTGGTGGAGCTCAAACACGCCGCCATGAGGCACCCCATGCACCGGGGCGGAGGTGCCAGACGAGGAGGGCGGGGCAGGGGCCGGGGACGCCGCGGCAACCCCAAAAAGCCTAAAGACAAAATGGCCGCCCTGGCAGCTTACTTTGTGTAG
- the ppm1f gene encoding protein phosphatase 1F, with protein sequence MEEKARSFLGKFVEEFPAALEQGSPLPVNPLSRRVSLEELRGESLELGQRLLAARDAPAGLSALLCRAALSELLQSDLSPFHCPQEAEANQDEEQEAVLLQSEPAQRLFLNKLIKVALAWHQNLPDLPAASPRFLRCSVHAIKNTRRKMEDKHLALAEFNQLFGFQDGVDRGYYAVFDGHGGVDAATYSAAHLHVALSQQEALQSDAAAAFKAAFKRTDDMFRGKARRERLRSGSTGVAALLQGRDLTVAWLGDSQAMLVRQGQAVALMDPHKPDREDEKQRIEDLGGCITFMGCWRVNGTYAVSRAIGDFDQKPYVSGDADCSTTRLAGDEDYVLLACDGFFDTVKPSEVPQLVLEALRQPGDPEGGGDAPAELSEDALGLCVAQKLVAHAKGAGSNDNITVMLVFLRPPQQLLAADTAAEAAQDSQESPGQ encoded by the exons ATGGAGGAGAAGGCCAGATCCTTCCTGGGGAAGTTTGTGGAGGAGTTCCCGGccgctcttgagcaaggcagcccCCTGCCCGTCAACCCTCTGAGCCGCAGGGTCAGCCTGGAAGAGCTGCGTGGAGAGAGCCTGGAGCTGGGCCAGAGGCTGCTGGCTGCCAG GGATGCTCCTGCAGGTCTCAGCGCCCTCCTGTGCCGGGCCGCGCTGTCGGAGCTGCTGCAGAGCGACCTTTCACCTTTCCACTGCCCCCAGGAGGCCGAGGCCAACCAGGACGAGGAACAGGAAGCAGTCT TGCTCCAGTCAGAGCCAGCCCAGCGTCTCTTCCTCAACAAGCTGATAAAAGTGGCACTGGCCTGGCATCAAAACCTCCCCGACCTCCCTGCCGCCTCCCCCCGGTTCCTCCGCTGTTCGGTTCACGCCATCAAGAACAcaaggaggaagatggaggacaAGCACTTGGCCCTGGCCGAGTTCAACCAGCTCTTCGGCTTCCAG GATGGGGTGGACCGTGGCTACTACGCTGTGTTCGACGGCCACGGCGGGGTGGACGCCGCCACCTACAGCGCCGCCCACCTTCACGTCGCGCTCAGCCAGCAGGAGGCGCTACAGAGTGACGCGGCCGCAGCTTTCAAAGCCGCCTTCAAACGCACCGACGACATGTTCAGAGGCAAAGCTAGGAGAGAG CGTCTGCGGAGCGGCAGCACAGGCGTGGCCGCGCTGCTGCAGGGTCGGGATCTGACCGTGGCCTGGCTGGGAGACTCCCAGGCCATGCTGGTCAGACAGGGACAAGCTGTAGCACTCATGGACCCCCATAAACCAGACAGAGAG GATGAGAAACAGAGGATTGAGGATCTGGGCGGCTGCATCACCTTCATGGGCTGCTGGCGTGTTAATGGGACCTATGCTGTATCCAGAGCTATAG GTGATTTTGACCAGAAGCCCTACGTGTCCGGAGACGCGGACTGCTCCACAACCCGACTGGCCGGGGACGAGGACTACGTCCTGTTAGCGTGCGACGGCTTCTTTGACACCGTGAAACCCTCAGAGGTCCCGCAGCTGGTCCTCGAGGCGCTCCGGCAGCCCGGCGACCCCGAGGGAGGCGGGGACGCTCCGGCGGAACTGTCCGAGGACGCTTTGGGACTGTGCGTCGCTCAAAAGTTGGTAGCCCACGCCAAGGGAGCCGGTTCTAATGATAATATCACAGTGATGCTTGTGTTCCTCCGCCCGCCTCAGCAGCTGCTGGCTGCAGACACCGCCGCAGAGGCCGCTCAGGACTCCCAGGAATCACCGGGGCAGTGA
- the LOC139926815 gene encoding C-X-C motif chemokine 11-1-like, with protein sequence MKSAFIASLACLLVLHVEGQRPPRSQCKCLAGVINVINPRLIKDFRPYNPSTFCPETELIVTTVNGKKCLNPESALGKILMQKWRNRFEKNEVSATTSDQMKTVTSTTAHTSSQL encoded by the exons ATGAAATCAGCTTTCATCGCCTCTCTCGCCTGCCTGCTTGTCCTCCATGTAGAAG GGCAACGACCCCCTAGATCTCAATGCAAATGTTTAGCCGGTGTGATCAACGTCATCAACCCAAGACTCATAAAGGATTTTCGGCCATACAACCCAAGTACCTTCTGTCCAGAAACGGAGCTTAT TGTCACAACAGTGAATGGCAAGAAATGTCTAAATCCAGAGTCAGCACTTGGCAAGATACTCATGCAGAAATGGAGAAACAG GTTTGAGAAGAACGAGGTGAGCGCCACAACTTCCGATCAAATGAAAACTGTGACCTCAACAACCGCCCACACATCATCTCAGCTGTAG